The following are encoded together in the Labrus mixtus chromosome 2, fLabMix1.1, whole genome shotgun sequence genome:
- the glb1 gene encoding beta-galactosidase produces the protein MSLLRFGVTLLLFAYSLGEPGTFSVDYENDCFRKDGEVFRYISGSIHYNRIPRVYWKDRLLKMYMAGLNAVQTYIPWNYHEESPGRYSFSGDQDVEYFLQLAQDIGLLVILRPGPYICGEWDMGGLPAWLLNKKDIVLRSSDPDYITAVDAWMGKLLPMIKPYLYQNGGPIITVQVENEYGSYFACDYNYMRHLTKLFRSHLGDDVVLFTTDGAGVGFLKCGSIQDLYATVDFGPGGNVTAAFDAQRHAEPRGPLVNSEFYTGWLDHWGSRHSVVSTTRVAKSLNEILSMGANVNLYMFIGGTNFGYWNGANTPFAPQPTSYDYDAPLSEAGDLTEKYFAIREVIKMHRKIPEGPIPPTTPKFAYGTVVMKQLQTVSDALEILSFSGPVKGMYPQTFIELSQAFGYVLYRTRLPVDCNTPTPLSSPLNGVHDRAYVSVDGVSAGILERNRAISVNVTGKSGSQVDILVENMGRINYGKSINDFKGLVSNLTLGADTLLGWTMYSLSIDEAVSQGLLGETKPTAPPAPAALSLPAFYGGSFIIPDGIPDLPQDTYIKLPQWRKGQVWINGFNLGRYWPSRGPQITLFVPANILTTAAPNNVTVLELEEAPCSPGTCSVEFTTTPVLNATVQSDLKQHWRLFTVDDL, from the exons ATGTCTCTGCTCAGATTTGGAgtcactctgctgctgtttgcatATTCA CTCGGAGAACCTGGTACGTTCAGCGTGGACTACGAGAACGACTGCTTCAGGAAAGATGGAGAAGTGTTTCGTTACATATCAGGAAGCATCCACTACAACAGGATCCCCAGAGTGTACTGGAAGGATCGACTGCTGAAGATGTACATGGCAGGACTGAACGCCGTCCAGAC ATACATCCCCTGGAACTACCACGAGGAGTCTCCGGGCCGCTACAGTTTCAGTGGAGACCAGGACGTGGAGTACTTCCTTCAGCTGGCCCAGGACATTGGTCTCCTGGTCATCCTTCGGCCTGGACCATACATATGCGGAGAATGGGACATG GGTGGGCTCCCTGCCTGGCTTCTTAACAAGAAAGACATTGTGCTGAGGTCTTCAGATCCAG attacatcacagcagtaGACGCATGGATGGGGAAGTTGCTGCCAATGATAAAGCCCTATCTCTACCAGAATGGAGGTCCTATTATCACTGTTCAG GTGGAGAATGAATACGGCAGTTATTTTGCTTGTGACTACAACTACATGCGACACCTGACCAAGCTGTTCCGGTCTCACCTGGGTGACGACGTGGTGCTCTTCACCACAGATGGGGCCGGGGTCGGCTTCCTCAAGTGTGGCTCGATACAAGATCTCTACGCCACTGTTGATTTTGGGCCAG GTGGAAATGTCACTGCAGCCTTCGATGCACAGAGACACGCTGAACCTCGTGGACCTTTG GTGAACTCAGAGTTTTACACTGGCTGGCTGGACCACTGGGGGTCACGTCACTCTGTGGTGTCAACTACCAGAGTCGCTAAGTCGCTTAACGAGATCCTGTCCATGGGAGCGAACGTCAACCT TTACATGTTCATAGGAGGAACAAACTTTGGATACTGGAATG GGGCCAACACACCTTTCGCCCCACAGCCCACGAGCTACGACTATGACGCCCCGCTCTCAGAAGCAGGAGACCTCACAGAGAAATACTTTGCTATTCGAGAGGTGATCAAAATG CACCGTAAGATACCAGAGGGGCCAATACCACCAACTACTCCAAAGTTTGCATATGGAACTGTTGTGATGAAACAG CTCCAGACAGTGTCAGACGCCTTAGAAATACTTTCTTTCTCAGGCCCGGTCAAAGGCATGTATCCTCAAACTTTCATTGAACTGAGTCAG GCCTTTGGTTACGTGCTGTACAGGACTCGCCTGCCTGTTGACTGCAACACACCGACTCCTCTTTCATCTCCTCTGAACGGGGTCCATGACAGAGCTTACGTGTCGGTGGACGGG GTGTCTGCGGGGATTCTTGAAAGGAACAGAGCCATATCTGTAAATGTAACGGGGAAATCTGGCAGTCAGGTGGACATACTGGTGGAGAATATGGGCAGAATCAACTATGGAAAAAGCATAAACGATTTTAag GGCCTGGTGTCCAACCTGACTCTGGGGGCGGATACGCTCCTCGGTTGGACCATGTACAGTCTCAGTATCGACGAAGCCGTCAGTCAGGGCCTCCTGGGTGAAACTAAACCAACGGCTCCTCCTGCCCCCgctgctctctccctcccagCGTTCTACGGGGGAAGTTTCATCATTCCTGATGGTATCCCCGACCTCCCACAGGACACCTACATCAAGCTGCCACAATGGAGGAAG gGGCAAGTTTGGATTAATGGTTTCAACCTGGGACGTTACTGGCCGAGCCGAGGACCTCAGATAACTCTCTTTGTCCCCGCCAACATCCTGACAACAGCTGCACCCAACAATGTGACCGtcctggagctggaggaggctcCCTGCAGCCCGGGGACATGCAGTGTGGAGTTCACCACCACTCCCGTCCTCAATGCAACAGTGCAGTCTGACCTCAAACAGCACTGGAGGCTGTTTACTGTCGACGATTTGTAG
- the cldnd1b gene encoding claudin domain-containing protein 1b codes for MVDNRYATALVIGSVLSLLATVYLSVAVGTQHWYQYSSPPVKREGSNASELRELREEFINGEFDEKAYSDTIFRLNGTLGLWWRCIRVPGQTHWFKEPDPKMETQCVSFTLPQQFIPKYKHPGNHNSEEDLLRTYLWRCQFLLPLVSLALVFLSGLVGVCACLCRSFTPTLGVGVLHLLAGLCTLGSVCCFLAGIDLLHQYSTPPEGVEGSLGWSLYLALISFPLQMMAAALFLWAARSHRKNYTRMTAYRVA; via the exons ATGGTAGATAACCGCTATGCCACAGCCTTGGTCATCGGCTCGGTGCTGAGCCTGCTGGCCACAGTCTACCTCTCTGTGGCTGTGGGAACTCAGCACTGGTACCAGTACAGCAGTCCACCAGTTAAACGTGAGGGGAGCAACGCGTCCGAGCTGAGGGAGCTCAGAGAGGAGTTCATCAACGGAGAGTTTGATGAGAAGGCTTACAGCGACACCATATTCCGCCTGAATGGCACCCTGGGACTGTGGTGGAGGTGCATCCGGGTGCCTGGACAGACCCACTGGTTCAAAGAACCAG ACCCAAAGATGGAGACTCAGTGTGTGAGCTTCACTCTTCCTCAGCAGTTTATTCCAAAGTACAAACACCCAGGAAACCACAACAGTGAGGAAGATCTACTGAGAACAT actTGTGGAGGTGTCAGTTTCTCCTGCCCTTAGTATCTTTGGCGTTGGTGTTTCTGAGTGGCCTTGTTGGGGTCTGTGCCTGTCTGTGCCGCAGCTTCACCCCCACCTTGGGAGTGGGAGTGCTCCATTTACTTGCAG GTCTGTGCACTCTGGGCAGCGTCTGCTGTTTCCTGGCCGGGATAGACCTGCTCCACCAGTACTCCACACCACCTGAGGGGGTGGAGGGCTCGCTGGGTTGGTCGCTCTACCTCGCCCTCATCTCCTTCCCTCTGCAGATGATGGCTGCTGCTTTGTTCCTGTGGGCGGCCAGGAGTCATCGCAAAAACTACACTCGCATGACTGCTTACAGAGTAGCCTAA
- the LOC132990505 gene encoding N-acyl-aromatic-L-amino acid amidohydrolase (carboxylate-forming) B-like encodes MEHVTFPPLPRVAICGGTHGNEMSGVCMVREMQKQNADQAASVSITTVLTNPRAVDACRRYVDTDLNRCFTDALLSTSITDSTAYELRRAQELNTQLGPKGSEKAVDMLCDIHNTTANMGLCLIFFSIDWVTLHIYKYIQSKITSTPVRAIQLDIPPSEAYSLEAMGKHGFAIEVGPQPNGVVRADIFNTVKEAVDLTIEWLQRFNSGCTFEGGTVEAYTPVKIIDYPRDPTTSEITAAIHPQLQDNDFKLLKAGDPIFMSFSGETVKHEGEELYPFFVNECAYYEKKIAFHLSKKITLTLPSISVKTD; translated from the exons ATGGAGCATGTCACTTTCCCGCCACTGCCCCGTGTTGCCATTTGCGGTGGCACCCATGGAAATGAGATGTCGGGTGTGTGCATGGTGAGAGAGATGCAGAAACAGAATGCAGATCAGGCTGCATCTGTTTCTATAACCACCGTCCTGACAAACCCACGGGCTGTGGATGCCTGTCGAAGATACGTAGACACAGATCTCAACCGCTGTTTCACAGATGCCTTACTGAg CACCTCTATCACGGACTCCACAGCCTACGAGTTGAGAAGAGCCCAAGAGCTGAACACTCAGCTCGGTCCTAAAGGAAGTGAAAAGGCTGTGGATATGCTCTGTGACATCCACAACACCACCGCCAACATGGGCCTGTGCCTCATCTTTTTCTCCATAGACTGGGTCACCCTGCACATTTACAAATACATACAG AGCAAGATTACCTCCACCCCCGTGAGAGCAATCCAGCTGGACATACCTCCTTCTGAGGCTTATTCCCTGGAGGCAATGGGCAAACATGGCTTTG ccATCGAGGTTGGTCCTCAACCCAACGGTGTGGTCAGAGCTGATATCTTTAACACAGTGAAAGAGGCCGTGGACCTGACAATAGAGTGGCTTCAGCGATTCAATTCTG GATGTACCTTTGAAGGAGGGACAGTGGAAGCATACACTCCTGTGAAGATCATAGACTACCCCAGGGATCCTACAACCAGTGAGATTACTGCTGCCATACACCCACAGCTGCAG gATAATGACTTCAAGCTTCTCAAAGCAGGCGACCCCATATTCATGTCATTTTCTGGGGAAACAGTGAAGCATGAGGGAGAAGAGCTCTACCCTTTCTTTGTAAATGAATGTGCCTACTACGAGAAGAAGATTGCTTTCCATTTATCAAAGAAGATCACTTTGACCTTGCCCTCCATAAGTGTAAAGACGGACTGA